ACAAATACAATTATAGTCTTGTAAAAAGTGAGATAGATTTCTATAGTTAAAAAACTCAAAGAAACTTTTATTTGCAAATTGAAGTTTTTCTCCATCTGTAAGGATTACAATATTTTGTTGTAAATCGATAAATTTATATAGCTTGTCATAGGCATTTTTTTGTGAGTTAATATCACTAATAATCCCTTCAAGATACTTTTTATTATCTTTTCTCATGATTTTAAATCTATCACTTATCCAAATAGAGTTTCCAGATTTTTGTTTTAGTCTATACTTTAATGTAATAGCTTTAGTAATATCACTTTTAGCTAGATTCTCTAAAGAGTATTCCACTTGTCTTAAGTCATCTTCATGGATTATTTGGCTGAATGAAATTCTACTATTAAAAAGTAAATCTTCATTTTCATAGCCTAAAATATTTTTTAAACTATCATTTAAATATGTTACTGTTTGGGCTTTATCAATTTCTCTTTTATACACAATATCAGGAATATTTGAAACTAAAAGCTCAAACTCTTTTTTTGAATATTCCGCTTCAATTTGGAAATTTTTTATTTCAGTTACATCTCTTAATGTACCAATTGAACGTATTGCTTTACCTTCTTCATCAAGTATGTGATGGGCTTCTTGTTCTACAAACTTCACTTTTCCAGAAGCAGTTATAATTCTAAACTCAGCTTTATAATCAAGAAGATTTTTGAAGAACTTTTTATAGATTGTATTTATTCTTTTGAAATCCTCTTTATGAATAAACTTCATAAAGTTTTTATATGAAGGAGTAATTTCATCCTCTTTTACTTCAAGAATTTTAAATAACTCTTCACTCCAAGTTAGTTTTTTATTTATATTGTTTCTTTCCCAATAGCCAATGTGTCCCATAACTTGTAGTTCATCAAGTATCTCATCTTTGTGTTTTAATTGTATTTTTCTCTTTTCAGATTTAAATAAAAAGTAGAAAAATAAAGAGTTTAAGATAATAAAAAACATCAATGAAGTTTGAAATTTATTTATTGCATTTTGTAAGTGAGGGTGTTCTCTTGTTATTATTAAGTATGCAACTTTTTCTTTTGAAATGGCATTTTTAATAGGTAAGTATGTAGTTATATATCTTTTGTCTTCATATGTTGAAGTAAAGTTAAATATCTTATTGCTATCTTTTTTTGCTAAAAACTCTTCTTTATTTGTATCTATATAGTTTTCAGTGATATCTTCTATAACGATATTTTTCTTTTTACTAATTGATTTTTCATGGTAGTAAGCATTGTTTGTTTCGCAAAGTCTATAGTTAGATATTTCTGAGTCAAATACTTTTGCATCTACAACCTCTTTTTTTATTATGAAATCAATATCTGCTTTTAACTCTTTATTTAAAGATTTAATAATAGCATTCATAGAAACTGAAACTTCTACACTTCCTAGATATTTCATTTTGTAACTAAGAGGATAAACAAATCTATAGCCGTTGAAAACTCTTCCCTCTTCAAAACCTTGAATAGCTTGTCTGTTTTTATTTGTGTACATAACAGTTGCTCTGATATTTGAAAGGTTATCTCCAAACTTTTCTGGACGGTGAAATCTTAAAAAGCTTTCATTGTCTTTTAGATGAAAGTGAAGTTGTTTGATTTTAAAACTATGCATGTTTTCATACATATATAAAAGTTCTTCGTGTAGATTTTTTCTTATTCTGTTTTTTTGAGCTTCATTTGCTTCATAGGCATTAAATATTATTTCTTTAACTTCTTTTGTATCAAGTTTATTAAAGTAGATGATATTTGAATTAGTTTTATAAGAATCAATAATTGTTTTATATGTCACATCTAGAATCTCTTTTTCTGATTCTAATTGCTGTTCAATTTTGTTATTTATCAAATAAAGGATAATCGTCACAAAAGTGACTGTTGTCAAAATAAAGGCTGTAAAAAGTATCTTCAAATTATTATTCATGTTTAATAACATTTCTTTTTATTTAATTATAACAAAAAGATACTTTTTATTTGTTGAAGAAATATAATAAAAACTTATTAGAAAGTTTTCCCTAAAGAGTAACCTTTATTTGAATGATTTACAATAATTCCATAATAAGTTAAATCTCTAATTCTCTTTACAATATTTCTCATAGTAAATATTGACATTTTTTTATTTTTCCAAACTTCTTTATGGATTGTTTCAAAGTCTATAATTTCACTCTTGTTTTGTAGAAGTAAGTTAAATAGACCATGTTGAAGTTTTGTAAACTGAATTGCTTTACCATTTTTATCAAAAAGGCAGTTTTTTAGTTTGTCGTAATAAAAACCTTCTTCAAACATAACTTTACTGTTTATTTGTTCATTAATTAATTGCTCAATAGTCTCTTCAAGTGGAAGTTCAATTTCTTGTGATTTTTCAGTTAGGAACTCTTCCATCTCTTTAGATAACTTGATAGTTATATCTTTACTCATTTGTTTCCTCATACTACAATTAAAATATAATTATTATTGTAACATAAATCAATTTTTAAAAGTTTAAAATTACAGTAAATTTTGAAATTTTGTCACAAAAATCACAAAAATGATAAAATTGTTTTGAAAATTATTTTTGTCACTGGATAGTAATTATTCATTTGTACAATAAATATTGAAAAAAAAGATGTTAGAATAAACTATTATGAAGAAAATTGTATTTACAGATTTAGATGGCACATTTTTAAATCACCATAATTATTCTTATGAAGAGTCATTAAGCTCTTTATCTAGATTAATTAAAAGTGATATCCCAATAATCTTTACAACTAGTAAAACTAGAAGTGAAGTTGAAGAGTTGCATAAACAATTAGGAATAAACGAACCTTTTATTGTAGAAAATGGAGCTTCAATATTTATACCTAAAGGGTATAAAAACAAAGATTTTTC
The Arcobacter sp. F155 genome window above contains:
- a CDS encoding diguanylate cyclase domain-containing protein encodes the protein MNNNLKILFTAFILTTVTFVTIILYLINNKIEQQLESEKEILDVTYKTIIDSYKTNSNIIYFNKLDTKEVKEIIFNAYEANEAQKNRIRKNLHEELLYMYENMHSFKIKQLHFHLKDNESFLRFHRPEKFGDNLSNIRATVMYTNKNRQAIQGFEEGRVFNGYRFVYPLSYKMKYLGSVEVSVSMNAIIKSLNKELKADIDFIIKKEVVDAKVFDSEISNYRLCETNNAYYHEKSISKKKNIVIEDITENYIDTNKEEFLAKKDSNKIFNFTSTYEDKRYITTYLPIKNAISKEKVAYLIITREHPHLQNAINKFQTSLMFFIILNSLFFYFLFKSEKRKIQLKHKDEILDELQVMGHIGYWERNNINKKLTWSEELFKILEVKEDEITPSYKNFMKFIHKEDFKRINTIYKKFFKNLLDYKAEFRIITASGKVKFVEQEAHHILDEEGKAIRSIGTLRDVTEIKNFQIEAEYSKKEFELLVSNIPDIVYKREIDKAQTVTYLNDSLKNILGYENEDLLFNSRISFSQIIHEDDLRQVEYSLENLAKSDITKAITLKYRLKQKSGNSIWISDRFKIMRKDNKKYLEGIISDINSQKNAYDKLYKFIDLQQNIVILTDGEKLQFANKSFFEFFNYRNLSHFLQDYNCICELFLDDNNYFNLTKIENHNDWVQELQKLPQTSRIVAINDNNGRKKSFSVTINSFENSLFIVSFTDITETILMNQELQQKTIHDKLTNAYNREYFELINKKFIYEADQNPTTSFALCLVDIDFFKKVNDTFGHDVGDITLIDLVKVINSSIRKEDILVRWGGEEFILLMKNVTEETLQTSLEHIKSVVIKHEFEIIGNLTCSFGATIYKKDENIKDTIKRADINLYTAKKTGRNKIVIS